The Corynebacterium marinum DSM 44953 genome contains the following window.
AGTTCGTCTTCTACGCGCAGCAGGACGCCGCCTACAACGACCTCCTGGCCGGCAACCTGGACACCCTGGACGCCATCCCCGACACCGCGTTCTCCACCTTCCAGGACGAGCTCGGCGACCGTGCCGTGAACGAGCCCTCCGCCGTCTTCCAGTCCTTCACCATCCCGGAGAGCCTTGACCACTGGGGTGGCGAGGAGGGCAAGCTGCGCCGGCAGGCCATCTCCCACGCCATCAACCGCGAGGAGATCACCGACGCGATCTTCCAGGGCACCCGCACGCCGGCCACCGACTTCACCTCTCCGGTCCTGCCGGGCTACGACGGTGAGATCCCGGGCAACGAGGTCCTGAACTACGACGCCGAGCGGGCCCGTGAGCTGTGGGCCCAGGCCGATGAAATCGCCCCGTTCACCGGCGAGTTCACCCTCTCCTACAACTCCGACGGCGGCCACCAGGCCTGGGTCGACGCCGTGACGAACTCCATCCGCAACACCCTGGGGATCGAGGCCGTGGGCAGCCCGTACCCGGACTTCAAGTCGCTGCGCGACGACGTCACCGGACGCACCATCCAGGGCGCCTTCCGCACCGGCTGGCAGGCGGACTACCCCTCCAGCGGCAACTTCCTCGGCCCGCTCTACGGCACCGGCGCCGGCTCCAACGACGGCGACTACTCCAACCCGGAGTTCGACGCCAAGCTGGCGGAGGCCGCCCGCGCCGGGTCCACGGAGGACGCCGCGCGAATCTACAATGAGGCGCAGGAGATTCTCTTCCAGGATCTGCCGGCCATCCCGCTGTGGTACTCCAACGTCGCCGGCGGTTACAGCGAGAACGTCGACAATGTCGTCTTCTCCTGGAAGTCCGTCCCCGTGTACTACGACATCACCAAGAACTAGCCCCCTGATGCCCTGCGACGGCTGATACCCGCGTGACGCGCAGCGCGTCACGCGGGTATCAGCCTGTCCGGCCACCCATCACCCTGAAGGAATAGTTATGTTGCGCTACATCGGGCGACGGCTGCTCCAGATGATCCCCGTGTTCTTCGGGGCCACGCTCCTCATCTACGCACTCGTCTTCCTCATGCCCGGCGACCCGGTCCAGGCCCTCGGCGGCGACCGGGGATTGTCCGAGGCCGCCCGCGCCCGCATCGAGGCGGAGTACAACCTGGACAAACCCTTCCTCGTCCAGTACCTGCTCTATCTCAAGGGTATTTTCACCCTCGATTTCGGCACCACCTTCTCCGGGCAGCCCGTCTCCGACGTCATGGCCCGCGCCTTCCCCGTCACCATCAAACTCGCCGTCATGGCGCTGGTTTTCGAGGCCTTCTTCGGCATCCTCTTCGGCGTGATCGCGGGAGTCCGCCGCGGCGGCATCTTCGACTCCACCGTCCTGGTGATGTCCCTGATCGTCATCGCCGTGCCCAGCTTCGTCATCGGTTTCGTGCTCCAGTTCCTCGTCGGAGTGAAGTGGGGGATACTCCCCGTCACGGTCGGCTCCCGGGAGACGTTCACCTCGCTGCTCATGCCGGCGGTGGTGCTGGGAGCGGTGTCCTTCGCCTACGTCCTGCGGCTGACCCGCCAGTCCGTCAGCGAGAACCTGCGCGCCGACTACGTCCGCACCGCCCGCGCCAAGGGCCTGAGCAACGGGCAGGTGATGAGCCGGCACGTGCTGCGCAACTCGCTCATCCCCGTCGCCACCTTCCTCGGCGCGGACCTGGGCGCGCTCATGGGCGGCGCCATCGTCACCGAGGGCATCTTCGCCATCAACGGTGTCGGTGGCACCATTTACCAGGCGATCATCAAGGGCGAGCCGACGACCGTCGTGTCCTTCACCACGGTCCTCGTCATCGTCTACATCGTCGCCAACCTCATCGTGGACCTGATCTACGCCGTGCTCGACCCGAGGATCCGCTATGCCTGACATGAACCGAAACGTCGCTAACCCGGCCGGCGAGGACGACCTCCTGGCCACCCGCCACCCCGCCCCGCGTCCGGGGCAGGACCACTTCATCGCCGACACCGACGAGACCGGCCTGGGCGCCGTCGACGCCGTCGCCGACGAGTCCGCGCCGTCGTCCATGTGGGGCGAGGCGTGGCGGCACCTGCGCCGCCGACCCCTGTTCTGGGTGTCCGCCCTCCTCATCCTCGTGGCGGTGCTCATGGCCGTTGTCCCGCAGCTGTTCACCTCCGTCGACCCGCGCGCCTGCACGCTCTCCGACTCTTTGGGAGGACCGCAGGCGGGCCACCCCTTCGGCTTCGACCGTCAGGGCTGCGACATCTACTCGCGCACCATCTACGGCGCCCGCGCCTCGGTGTCGGTGGGGCTGCTCACCACAGCGCTGGTGGTGGTCATCGGCACCTTCATCGGTGCGATCGCCGGTTACTTCGGCGGAATCCTGGACACCCTGCTCTCCCGCGTGACGGACATCTTCTTTGCGATCCCGCTGGTGCTGGCCGCCATCGTGGTCATGCAGATGTTCAAAGACCACCGCACCATCATCACCGTCGTGCTCGTTCTGGGGCTCTTCGGCTGGACCAACATCGCGCGCATCACCCGCGGCGCCGTCATGGGGGTGAAGAACGAGGAGTACGTCACCGCCGCCCGCGCGCTCGGCGCCTCGCGCTTCAAGATCCTGGCCAGCCACATCATGCCCAACGCGGCTGCCCCGATCATCGTCTACGCCACAGTGGCGTTGGGCACCTTCATCGTCGCGGAGGCCACCCTGTCGTTCCTGGGCATCGGCCTGCCACCGTCGATCGTCAGCTGGGGCGGGGACATCTCCGCCGCGCAGGCCTCGCTGCGCACCGCCCCGATGGTCCTGTTCTACCCGGCTATGGCGCTCGCGCTCACTGTCCTGAGCTTCATCATGCTCGGCGACGTCGTCCGCGACGCCCTCGACCCGAAGGCGAGGAAGCGATGACCGAGAACGCCACCCCCCTGCTGGAACTGAAGGACGTGAAGATCTCCTTCACCTCCTCCACCGGCGTCGTCGAGGCCGTCCGCGGCATCAACATGGCCGTCTACCCGGGCCAGTCCGTCGCCATCGTGGGAGAGTCCGGCTCCGGCAAGTCCACTGCGGCCATGTCGATCCTGGGGCTGCTGCCCGGCTCCGGCAAGGTCACCGGCGGGCAGATCCTGTTCAACGGCGAGGACATCACCGGCCTGGGCGACAAGGAAATGCAGCGCTTCCGCGGCTCCGAGATCGGGCTGGTCCCCCAGGACCCGATGTCCAACCTCAACCCGGTGTGGCGCGTGGGCACCCAGGTCGCGGAGAGCCTGCGGGCGAACAACGTGGTCAAGGGCTCCGAGGTGGGCGCGCGCGTCCAGGAGCTGCTCGAGGAGGCGGGACTCCCGGACGCCGGGCGCATCGCGCGGCAGTACCCGCACGAGTTCTCCGGCGGCATGCGCCAGCGGGCGCTCATCGCGATGGGCCTGGCGGCCCGCCCGAAGCTGCTCATCGCCGACGAACCGACCTCGGCACTGGACGTCACCGTGCAGAAGAAGATCCTCGACCACCTGGGCACCCTTACCGAGGAACTCGGCACCGCCGTGCTGTTCATCACCCACGACCTGGGCCTGGCGGCCGAACGCGCCGAACACCTCGTGGTGATGCACCGCGGCCGCATCGTCGAGTCCGGCCCCAGCATGCAGATCCTCCGGGACCCGCAGCACCCCTACACCCGCCGGCTGGTGAAGGCGGCGCCCTCGCTGGCGTCGGCACGCATCCAGTCGGCCCTGGCGGCCGGTGTCGAGTCCGCGGAGCTGGTGGCCCACGGGCGGGAGGCGAAGACGCAGGAGGTCATCCGGGTGGAGAACCTCACCAAGGTCTTCGGGGAGAAAACCGCCGTCGACGACGTCAGTTTCACCCTGCGCAAGGGCACCACCCTGGCGCTGGTCGGCGAGTCTGGTTCCGGCAAGTCCACCGTGGCGAACATGGTGCTCAACCTGCTGGAACCCACCAGCGGTAAAGTCCTCTACCAGGGCACCGACCTGTCGACGCTGGGCAACCGCGAGCTCTTCGAGATGCGCCGGAAGATGCAGGTGGTATTCCAGAACCCCTACGGTTCGCTGGACCCGATGTTCTCCATCTACCGGTGCATCGAGGAACCCCTCGCCCTGCACGGGGTCGGCGGGCGCAAGGAACGGGAGAACCGCGTCGCGGAACTGCTCGACATGGTCGCCATGCCGCGCTCCGCCATGCGGCGGTTCCCCAACGAGTTGTCCGGTGGCCAGCGCCAGCGCATCGCCATCGCCCGGGCGCTGGCGCTCAATCCGGAGGTGCTGGTCCTGGACGAGGCCGTCTCCGCGCTCGATGTGCTGGTGCAGAACCAGATCATCCAGCTGCTCGCGGAACTCCAGGAGGAGCTCGACCTGTCCTACCTGTTCATCACGCACGACCTCGCCGTCGTCCGGCAGATGGCGGACGATGTGGTCGTCATGAAGCAGGGCGCGATCGTCGAGCAGGGCACGGCGGACGAGATCTTCGCCGATCCGCGCGAAGAGTACACCCGGGACCTGATCACCTCCGTCCCCGGCCTGAACATCGAGCTGGGCACGGGGGCGAACCTCGGCCTGGCGGGGGACGGGACACCCTCCGCCGGCGGCGCCTGACCCCGCTGCGCGCCCCGGCCCCGCCACCTGGACTGTTCAGGTGGCGGGGCCGGGGCGTACGCGGGGAGCTCAGGCCTGCGGGTCCAGGACCACCTTGATGCAGCCGTCGGTCTTCTTCTGGAACATCTCGTAGGCCCCCGGCGCCTCGTCGATGGGCAGGCGGTGAGTCACCAGATCATCCACCCCGAGCGGGTCGGCCGGATCCTCCACCAGAGGGAGCAGGTCGTCGATCCAGGCCTTGACGTTCGCCTGCCCCATGCGCAGCTGGATCTGCTTGTCGAAGAGCGTGAGCATCGGCAGGGGGCTGGCCTCCCCGCCGTACACCCCGCTGAGGGAGACGGTGCCGCCGCGGCGCACCAGGTCGATGGAGGAGTGGAGGGCGGCCAGGCGGTCGATCCCGGCGTGTTCCATCATCTTCCGGCCCAGCGCGTCGGGGAGGAGTCCGACCGCGGTGTGGGCGGCCTTCGCGATGGGCGAGCCGTGGGCCTCCATGCCCACCGCGTCGATGACGGCGTCGGGGCCGCGGCCCTCGGTGGCGTCGCGGATCTCGTCGTTGGTGTCGGAGGTGAAGTCGAGGACCTCGACGCCGTTGCGGGCGGCCATGGCCCGCCGCTCGAGCACCGGGTCGACGCCGAAGACCCGCGCACCCAGGTGCAGGCCGATGCGGGCGGCCATCTGGCCGATCGGGCCGAGACCGTAGACCGCGAGAGTGCCGCCTTTCGGGACGTCCGCGTACTGGACAGCCTGCCACGCGGTGGGGAGGACGTCGCTGAGGAAGAGGTAGCGGTGGTCGGGCAGATCCTCGCCGATCTTGACCGGTCCGAAGTCCGCGTGCGGGACCCGCAGATACTGGGCCTGCCCGCCGGGCACCGAACCGTAGAGGCGGGAGTAGCCGAACAGCCGCGCTCCGGTTCCCTGCTCCCTGACCTGCGTGGTCTCGCACTGGGAGTAGAGCTTGCGGTCGCACATCCAGCAGCGGCCGCAGGCGATGGTGAAGGGGACGACCACGCGGTCGCCCACCTTGAGGTTGGAGGCGGAGCCGGCCTCCACGACCCGGCCCATCGGTTCATGCCCGATGATGTCGCCGGCGTCCATGTAGGGGCCGAGGACCTCGTAGAGGTGGAGGTCGGAGCCGCAGATGGCGGTGGAGGTGACCTCGATGATCGCGTCGTTGTCCTGTTGGAGGACGGGGTCCGGGACGTTGTCCACGCTGACGTTCCGCTTGCCCTGCCAGGTGACTGCCTTCATGATTGCTCCTTATGCGGTGGGGGTGGTGTGGTCGGCGACGGTGCTTTCCCGCATGAGCTCGTGGAGCAGCTCGAGGGAGCGTCGCCGGGCTTGCGCGAGGACGTCCCCGGGGTCGCCGTCGAAATGGTGCAGTTCGGTGCGGGTCCTGCCCCGCACGCGCGCGGCGATCCAGGTCGTGCCGGGCGGCTGCCCCTCCTGTTCACCGGGGCCGCCGCAGCCGGAGGCCGCGACTGCCGCGTCCGCGCCCATGAGCTTCGCGACGCCCGCGGCCATCGCCTCCACCGCGGTTTCGCTGATCACCGGCTGCCCCTCGGGCACGCCCAGGACGTCGTACTTGACGCGGGTCTGGTAGCTGACCACGCTGCCGGCGAACCAGTCGGAGGAGTCCTCCGCGGCGGCGAGCGCGGTCGCGATCTGTCCACCGGTCAACGATTCTGCGGTGGCGACGGTGAAGCCGTGCTTCTTCGCCAGTTCGGCGACGGCGGCCGCGGCGGTCTTTCCGCCTGGTGTGGAGTCGGACATGTCTGCGCCTTCCTCAATCCGTCAGTCCCAGAAGGTGTCCCGGTCGTCGCGCAGCGCGCGTTCACGGGCGTAGGCGTGGACCCCGTCCAGGGTCGCAGTCTGCCTGTCGCTGGTCTCGACCAGCCGGTCGAAGACCTCCTCGTCCAGGCCCAGTTGAGGCGAAAGTTCGCGGAGCGTCTCCCACACGCCCTTCTTGCCGGCCACGGCGGAGCGCATGAGTTCGGCCTCCAGCAGCAGGGTCATGGGGGAGCGTTGGACGACCCGCCCGTTGAGCTTGAGACGTCCGGCGCGCTCAGCTGCCCAGGCCGCGGCCTGGCGGTAGGGCCGCCGCGGGAAACCGAGGTCGTCGATGATGTTGCGCAGCAGCTCCCGGTCGGCGCGGATCTCGTCGGCCAGCGAGGCCAGATCCGCGTACACCGGGGTGTCCACGAAGTCCTCCGCCATCCGCTCGATGCGGTTGACTCCGGCGGTGGCACCCGTGAGGTGGTCGGACAGGTACAGCCCGAGCAGGTCCTTCGTCAGTTCCTCGGGCAGGTCCTCCGGGCCGTCCTCCGGCGCGGACCCCGCACCCGACCGGGCCCCGGCCTTCGCCGGTTCCCCGGTCACGGTAACGAGGCGTTCGTCCTTGTCCCGCGGGTGCAGCGAGGGAGAGGGGTGGCCGTGACCCTCGACGATGGCGTCGATGAGCTCCTGCAGCGCGTCCACGGCGGAGACCTGCGGGCGCCACCCCAGCTCCTCGGCGGCCCGGGAGTTGTCCATGAGCGGAACCTGCATGCCCATGTCCAGCCAGCCGGCGTCGGCGGGGACGATGCCCGCCTTGTGGGCGGCGGCGAGAGCGGCACGGACAATCCCCGGCGGAACCTCCATGACGCGGCCGTGGTCGATGACGTCGGCGAGTTCCTGCGGACCCAGGACGTCGTCGGCGCAGATGTTGAAGGTGCCGGGCACCTGCCGGACCGCGGCCGCCACGTAGGCGCGCCCGATGTCGTCGGCGTGCACCGCCTGCAGGAGCAGGCCCTTGGGCACTGTCAGGGCGGGCAACCGGCCGGCCTTGAGCAGCTGAAGCGGCATGGCGCCGCCCAGGAAGTAGCGCTGGACCTCCGATGCGGCATCCGCCTGGAAGATCAGTCCCGGTCGGAGCCGGGTGACGGCCACCTCCGGGTGCTCCGCGGCGAAGGCGTCCAGCACCTTCTCCTGGGCGGCCTTGTCCACACTGTAGTGCGAGGAGTCGATGCCGCCTGCGGGGAAGGACTCGTCGCGCAGCGGCGGTTCCCCGCCGCCGGAACGTGCCTCGTCGGGTGAGTACGCGCCCACGGAGGAGGCGGCGACCAGGTGGGGGACGCCTGCCCGGGCGACCGCCTCCGTGACGCGCCGGGTGCCCTCCACGTTGACCCGGCGCAGCAGCTCGCGCTGGTCGTTGGGCTGGATGAGCCAGGCCAGGTGGATGACGGAGTCCGCGCCGCGGAACACCTCGGTGAGCTGCTCGACGGCGTCGTCGGAGGTGGAGGCCGCGGCGATGTCGATGGAGTGCCACTCGCAACCCTCGTAGGGTTCCACCCCCGGATCGGGCAGACGCCGGGCAACGGCAACGATTCCGGTGACCTCGGAGGTCTGATGGAGAGCCCGCAGGACCGCGGTTCCGGCATTTCCAGTGGCGCCGACAACGACAATTTTCATGGTTCTCGCTCCAGAATCGGTGGGGTGCTGTCACCTCCGAGGAAACGGGAAAATCCTGCGTTTTTCAAGGAGTTCGGGTGTTTTCCCTGCTTAACGAAGTAGCTCGACCTTATGGGTTGAGTGACCGGCCTCACGCATGGTCGTCGCATGGTCGTCGCGGGCGAGGTCCTTCGGGGCCGGCCGCCGGGGACGCCTGCCGGGGACGCCTGCTGGGGACGCCTGCCGGGGACGCCTGCCGGGGACGCCTGCCGGGGACGGAAACATCCCGCCTCCGGGCTGGCCGGCGGCGGGATGTTGGAGTTCTGGCTGGTGCGGATCAGTAGTTCGCGGGCGGGTCGCTCGCGGGGAAGGAATCCTCGCCCCACTCTTCGACGAGTTCGTCGGTGTCGGCGCCCGGGCGCTTGCCCGGGTTGCCGGGATCGGTCTCCTCTGCGACGGTCTGATCCTCGAGCTCCTGCTCGACGATGCCGGGTTCCTCGTTTTGCTTCGGGTCGTGGCTCATGGTCAGGTCCCTTCTGTCAGCGGCACAGTCCCCGGAGGGTGCGGCGTGCGCCGCGGTGTGCTCGTGGGAAAGTTTAGTGATCCGGCGGGATCGGCGCCGGGGAGGTCAGAGGATTTCGTCGATGGCTTCGGTGGGGCGGGCGATGCGCACACCCTTCTCCGTCACCACGAACGGGCGCTCGATCAGCCGCGGGTGGGCGGCCATTGCGGCGAGCAGCTCGTCGTCCGGCGTGGCGGGGGAGAGGCCGAGTTCCCGGTACTCGGCCTCCTTCGTGCGCACGGCGTCGTGGACTGCGATTCCGGCGGCGCCGATGAGCTCGCGGAGCTTCTCGACGCTCGGCGGCGCGTCCAGGTAGCGGATGATCTCCGGCTCGATCCCTCTGTCCCGCAGGCGCTCAAGGGCCTGGCGGGACTTGGAGCAGCGGGGGTTGTGGTAGATCGTCGTCATGCCACAACCCTAACGCCGGCTCAGTAGTTGGCGGGCGGGTCGCTGGCGGGGAAGGACTCCTGGCCCCACTCCTCGGCGAGCTCCTGCTTCTGCTCGGGGCTTTCCTTGCCCGGGTTCTCCGGGTGGTTGTGCTGGTAAGGCTTGTCCTCGGGGAACTCCCAGACATGGCCCTTGCTGGTTGCGTCGTTGCTGTCCACGGCGTGTCCTTTCCATCGTTTTCAAAGGGGTGAATCGATTTCGGGAGCGACGGACGGTCCGGGATGGCGTCCGGGACTGTTCGTTGTGCCCAATTCCGAGCCTACCCCTGTTGTGTGCGCGGGGACACAGTTATCGGGCTATTCAGCGGGGACCATGTCGATCTCATCCGCCCACGTCAGCTCGATGCCGAGGGTGCGCAGCCACTCCATAGCGTCGTCGTGGTGGCGCGTGATCCCTTCCACGGCGTTGAGGGTGACGTCGATGGCGCGCTCGGCCTCTGCGGCGGTGATCAGACCGGCGGAGGTCGCGGCGGCGAGCTCGTCTATGTCCTGCACGTCGATGGGTTCGCCGGTGACGGAGACCAGGTCGACGTAGAGGTCGCGGGTGGACCATACGCCGCCGTCGACGTGGATGTCGGCGACGTCGAAGTAGAAGTCCTGCCGCTCGTCGACGCCGTCCCGGAAGTGGAAGATATTGGCCCGCAGGCCGAGCTTGGGCAGAAGCCAGGATTCGAGGTAGCCGAAACGCGGGTGGTTCGCCCCGCGGGCCATGTACAGGCCGAAGTCGGTGAGCCGGTAGGTGTCCACCTCCCGGAGGTGCCCCTTGGGATCGATGTTGATCCGGTCGGTGGTGTTGAAGGTCTCTTGCTTGACCGGATGAAGATCAGCTGCCATGACGGTTACCTCGCATCGATGATTGCGGCTGTGGGCAGGAACGAGCACGTTGTGTCCTCGGTCCGGACGGCGCCCGAGACGATCGCGACGACAGTGCCGTTACCGGTGTCGGCGGTGCCGGAGAGGGTGGCCGGACCGTCCGGGTTGATGCCGTAGTTGCCCAGGGGGGTGACGCCGTTGCGCAGGGTGTCCAGGTTGAACCAGGTGACGTTCATGCCGCCCTGCTCGGGCAGCGCCGGTGCGGTGCCCAGGGCGGTGAACACGAAGGCGGTCTGGCCTGCGGCAGCGCCGGGCGCGGGAATCTCCGCCGGGCCGGGGACGGCGATGGCGGTGCCCACGGCGTCGAGTTCGCCGCCGATGCAGGAGCCGGCGACCGTGGGCCAGTAGAACTGGGTGAAGACGGGGGCGTTCTCGGGCAACGGCGGGCCGCCGTCACCGTTGTCTCCGACGCTGAAGGCGAGCGCGCTCAAGATCGCGTCGCGCATCTGGGCGGGCAGCCACGGCTGGTTGGCGAAGTCCCTGATCTGAGCCTGGGTCTGCGGGGTCGGGCGGCCGAGTTGGTCGAGCGGGTTCTGTGAGGATGCCGGGGACGAGATCTGGGCGGACGCCGCGGCGGGGCTGATGCTGAGGCCGAGTGCGCTGACGGCGGTCAGTGCGACGGCTGCTGCAGCTGTCCGGACGGCGGTTCTCCGTGCGATGGATCCCACAGGCGGGTCCTCTTTCCTGAACTCAAGGCGGTACGGCGGTTGTGTCGGCGGTGATCATCCCGGCCACAATCGCAACATTGGTAACAGTAGTTTCGTTACCCAACAATATTCACTTGCGTGACGCAGTCAACCGGAACGGCGGAATAGCCCGGAAACTGCTCCGCCCGGCTATTCCTTGTTTCGGGGAAGGAAACCGAATCGTTACACGACGGCGGAAAATCTTCGCCGGAGCAGGGATAAGTCATCCGACGGTGTGACCCCGACCCCTCGATGGTGCGCTACACCAATATTGCGGGTATCGTCAACGGCTGTTCACCATCGCGTGCCCGGTGACTGTCGGCCGCGATCCCTTTTTTTAGGAGCAGCCCACTCGTGTCCCATCCTGAGTTCCGCAACGTCGCCATCGTCGCACACGTCGACCACGGCAAAACCACCCTCGTCAACTCCATGCTGGAGCAGTCCGGCGTGTTCGACGACCACGGTGGTGTCACTGACCGCGTGATGGACTCCGGTGATCTCGAACGCGAGAAGGGCATCACCATCCTGGCCAAGAACACCGCCGTGCGCCGCAAGGGTGCCGGCAAGGACGGCCGGGACCTCATCATCAACGTCATCGACACCCCGGGCCACGCCGACTTCGGCGGCGAGGTCGAGCGCGCGCTGTCCATGGTCGACGGCGTCGTCCTCCTGGTCGACGCTTCCGAGGGTCCCCTCCCGCAGACCCGTTTCGTGCTGGGCAAGGCCCTGGCGGCGAAGATGCCGGTGATCATCCTGGTCAACAAGACCGACCGCGCCGACGCCCGCATCGACGAGGTCGTCTCGGATTCCCAGGACCTGCTCCTGGAGCTCGCCTCATCCCTCGAGGACGAGGAGGCCGCCGCGGCTGCCGAAACCCTGCTCGACCTGCCCGTCCTCTACGCCTCCGGCCGCGAGGGCAAGGCCTCCACTGAGAACCCCGGCAACGGCAACGTCCCGGATGCTGAGGACCTTCAGGCCCTGTTCGACGTCATCTACAACGTCCTTCCGGAGCCGTCCGCGGACCTCGAGGCGCCGCTGCAGGCCCACGTGACCAACCTGGACTCCTCCTCCTTCCTCGGCCGTATCGGCCTGGTCCGCATCTTCGCCGGCTCCCTGAAGAAGGGCCAGCAGGTCGCCTGGATCCACTACGACGACGAGGGCAACCAGCACACCAAGACCGTCAAGATCGCCGAGCTGCTGCGCACCGTCGGTGTGACCCGCCAGCCCACCGATGAGGTCGTCGCCGGCGATATCGCCGCGATCTCCGGCATCGACGAGATCATGATCGGCGATACCCTCGCTGATCTGGCACACCCGGTGGCCCTGCCCCGGATCACTGTCGACGAGCCTGCCATCTCCATGACCATCGGCGTGAACACCTCCCCGCTGGCCGGTCGCGGCGGCGGCGACAAGCTCACCGCCCGCATGGTCAAGGCCCGCCTGGACAACGAGCTCATCGGCAACGTGTCCATCCGCGTCCTCCCGACCGAGCGCCCCGACACCTGGGAGGTGCAGGGCCGAGGCGAGATGGCGCTGTCGATCCTGGTGGAGACGATGCGCCGCGAAGGCTTCGAGCTTACCGTGGGCAAGCCGCAGGTGGTCACCCAGACCATCGACGGCAAGATCCACGAGCCCTACGAGCACATGATCATCGATGTGCCCTCCGAGCACCAGGGCGCCGTCACCCAGCTCATGGCCGCCCGTAAGGGCCAGATGACCGCCATGGACACCGGCTCCGGCGACTGGGTGCGCATGGAATTCGACGTGCCCGCCCGCGGGCTCATCGGCTTCCGCACCACCTTCATGACCGAGACCCGCGGTACCGGCATCGCCAACAGCTTCGGCATCGAGCTGCGCCCCTGGGCCGGCGAGATCAAGGGCCGTTCCTCCGGCTCCCTGGTCGCCGACCGTTCCGGCAAGATCACCGCTTTCGCCTTGCAGGGACTGTCCGACCGCGGCTCCTTCTTCGTGGAGCCGGGCACCGAGGCATACGAGGGCATGGTCGTCGGCGCGAACAACCGCGAGGAGGACATGGACGTCAACATCACCAAGGAAAAGAAGCTGACCAACATGCGTGCGGCCAGCGCCGACACCACGGTCACCCTCGCCAAGGCCCAGGCCCTGTCCCTGGACGAGGCCATGGAGTTCTGTGGCCAGGACGAGTGCGTGGAGGTCACTCCCGACGTCCTCCGTGTCCGCAAGCTCCACCTCGGGGCCACCGAGCGCGCCCGCGCCCGTTCCCGCGAGAAGAACCTCAACAAGTAGGAGACACGGCCGGCGGCGTCGGTCGGCACTGCGGCCCGGGAAGACCTAGGCTGCGTGCATGACCGCCTCCGGCCTTTCCCGCAGTCCCGTCGGCGTCGCGATCATGTTCGCGACCAACGGGGCTGTTTTCGCTTCCGTGCTCCCCTGGTACCCCACGCTCAAGCAGCAGTGGGGCCTCGACGACCTGGTCTTCGGCTTCGTCGTCGCGGCGTTCGCCGCCGGCTCGCTGGGTTCGACGGTGCTGCCCTCTCTGGCGGTCAGCCGTTTCGGTCCCCGCCGGGTGGTGTTCTGGGGAACCGTGGCGCTCGCGCTGCTGGTCGCCGGGGTCGGGTGGGCGCCCTCGGGCCTGGTCCTGGCGGTTCTGCTCCTGGGCGTCGGGCTTGCCGACGCCGTCGTGGACGTCTCCCAGAACGTCGCTGGTGTTCGGGTGGAGAGCCGGGGCAGACGGTCGATCCTGTCCTCCATGCACGCCTTCTGGTCCCTGGGGGCGGTGGCCGGAGGTGCCGTCGGCACCGCGGCGGCCAGCGCGGGGTGGGACATCCGTGCCCACCTGGCGGCTGTGGCGGTCTCGGTGATCGGCCTGGTCGCCCTCGCCGTGCTGCTGACAGGGCCGGTGCCTGCGGTTCCGGCCGCGGCGGACGGGCCCGGCGGCGTCGAGAAGCGGCCGTGCCCCGGATTCGGGCGGATCATGCTGGTCACGCTGCCGGTCGCGCTCCTGGCGACCTCGGGCACCATGGTGGAGGACATCGCCAACAACTGGGCCGGGTTGTCCTCGGTGGAGTTGGCCGGCGTCGCGGTCGGCGACGCGGGCGTGGCCTTCACCGTGGTGCTGGCGGCGCAGATGGTGGGGCGTTTCACCGGCGACCGGTTCATCGACCGCTTCGGCCGCGTCGCCGTCGCCCGGGCGGGCGGCGTGCTCATCGCCCTCGGTGGACTCGCTGTGGTGGC
Protein-coding sequences here:
- the typA gene encoding translational GTPase TypA — encoded protein: MSHPEFRNVAIVAHVDHGKTTLVNSMLEQSGVFDDHGGVTDRVMDSGDLEREKGITILAKNTAVRRKGAGKDGRDLIINVIDTPGHADFGGEVERALSMVDGVVLLVDASEGPLPQTRFVLGKALAAKMPVIILVNKTDRADARIDEVVSDSQDLLLELASSLEDEEAAAAAETLLDLPVLYASGREGKASTENPGNGNVPDAEDLQALFDVIYNVLPEPSADLEAPLQAHVTNLDSSSFLGRIGLVRIFAGSLKKGQQVAWIHYDDEGNQHTKTVKIAELLRTVGVTRQPTDEVVAGDIAAISGIDEIMIGDTLADLAHPVALPRITVDEPAISMTIGVNTSPLAGRGGGDKLTARMVKARLDNELIGNVSIRVLPTERPDTWEVQGRGEMALSILVETMRREGFELTVGKPQVVTQTIDGKIHEPYEHMIIDVPSEHQGAVTQLMAARKGQMTAMDTGSGDWVRMEFDVPARGLIGFRTTFMTETRGTGIANSFGIELRPWAGEIKGRSSGSLVADRSGKITAFALQGLSDRGSFFVEPGTEAYEGMVVGANNREEDMDVNITKEKKLTNMRAASADTTVTLAKAQALSLDEAMEFCGQDECVEVTPDVLRVRKLHLGATERARARSREKNLNK
- a CDS encoding MFS transporter, with translation MTASGLSRSPVGVAIMFATNGAVFASVLPWYPTLKQQWGLDDLVFGFVVAAFAAGSLGSTVLPSLAVSRFGPRRVVFWGTVALALLVAGVGWAPSGLVLAVLLLGVGLADAVVDVSQNVAGVRVESRGRRSILSSMHAFWSLGAVAGGAVGTAAASAGWDIRAHLAAVAVSVIGLVALAVLLTGPVPAVPAAADGPGGVEKRPCPGFGRIMLVTLPVALLATSGTMVEDIANNWAGLSSVELAGVAVGDAGVAFTVVLAAQMVGRFTGDRFIDRFGRVAVARAGGVLIALGGLAVVAASDPGLLYAGYALAGFGCATLVPSAFAAAARLPGVSEGAGVTAVSWLMRIGFLATSPVLGALSAATSLRRALLLLVAAGVVVAVLAPALRSGPARAPGT